The following coding sequences lie in one Hippopotamus amphibius kiboko isolate mHipAmp2 chromosome 7, mHipAmp2.hap2, whole genome shotgun sequence genomic window:
- the ADGRF3 gene encoding LOW QUALITY PROTEIN: adhesion G-protein coupled receptor F3 (The sequence of the model RefSeq protein was modified relative to this genomic sequence to represent the inferred CDS: inserted 1 base in 1 codon; substituted 1 base at 1 genomic stop codon), with the protein MVCSAAPVLLLAMTLPLVGSPLTXASQPGQSLAGGESGQQLDQESGADESVLVSVYVQLDFSNEHRPAALSRPLSLPTASASSAPVTLTGLSLTTECNVTHNGYSYCACLSGYQWNASVCSHHPPCQAPLEHGPCSCLVFGPTEAGHCQLLPPGEEELSCLKGHKFLLWGSCLLSPAAPTTLSLNSWLQMPGDTLNLTLLTSQEITNLNWFLRPTGSPSPVLLWAGTRVSLTXQAVLSIINVSSRWAGEYICCFEAQGFRWELRQVVRVPLQATDVAGLPHQLSISCATSPGFQLSCCIPRAHLGYTASWSPSEGSEASLFHTPDSQCFVLAVQSCPAADTTYACDLQSPGLSPLRVAVSVTVIQDGDTTCPEDSSTVAWNVTKAGHVAQAPCPRNRSGTMKRPCRPDGVWGCTHSSCTDTGLLALLRRTRLLRAGQGRPAEEVPQILAQLPEQVVVVTSPSDLLALVGAMTVLAKVVADARIQLNCSALEALLKTTDKVLDMDSSSLWTPARAQKASVGSNLLLAVETLARSLHPQDQPFSRVLPNVRLQSQLLRPTFPADYRVSFPTQPPLQAQIPRHSLAPLGHNGTDVSVTSLQKLDHLLPSNYGQGLGDSLYATPGLVLAISIMAGGQVFNQGEVIMDFGDTDGSPHCVFWDHDLFQGEGGWSDAGCQVQAAGASPTTQCICRHLTAFSILMSGHTVPKNPTLELLSQVGLGASILALLVCLAVYRLVWRFVVRNKVAYLRHVALLNVVLCLLAADTCFLGAPLLPPGPRSPLCLAAAFLCHFLYLATFFWMLAQALMLAHQLLFVFHRLSKHRVLSLMVFVGYLCPMGFACVALGLYLPRGQYLGEGACWLDKKGGALYTFVGPVLAIVGVNGLVLTMAVLKLLRPSLSEGPQVEKRQALLGVIKALLVLTPIFGLTWGLGLATLLEEVSIVPHYLFTVLNASQGVFILLFGCLMDRKVQEALRKHFCRSQAPSSTISLAPNETYIPEHSKGGSKDTR; encoded by the exons ATGGTCTGCTCAGCTGCCCCTGTGCTACTCCTGGCCATGACTCTCCCTCTGGTGGGGTCACCACTTACCTGAGCATCCCAGCCT GGACAGAGTCTGGCTGGAGGGGAATCAGGGCAGCAATTGGACCAAGAAAGTGGAGCAGATG AATCGGTCCTGGTCTCCGTCTATGTACAGCTAGACTTTTCAAATGAGCACAGGCCAGCAGCACTCTCCAGGCCCCTGAGTCTCCCCACTGCTTCGGCTTCCTCTGCCCCAGTAACTCTCACGGGCCTCAGCCTCACAACAG AGTGTAATGTCACCCACAATGGGTATAGCTACTGTGCTTGCCTCTCTGGGTACCAATGGAATGCCAGTGTCTGCTCCCATCACCCTCCCTGCCAAGCCCCCCTCGAGCACGGGCCTTGCAGCTGTCTTGTCTTCGGCCCAACTGAAGCCGGGCACTGCCAGCTGCTGCCACCTGGTGAGGAGG agcttAGCTGCCTCAAGGGCCACAAGTTCCTGCTCTGGGGGTCCTGTCTCCTGTCTCCTGCAGCCCCCACAACCCTAAGCCTCAACTCCTGGCTGCAGATGCCTGGCGACACCCTGAACCTGACCCTCCTCACAAGCCAGGAGATCACCAACCTGAACTGGTTCCTGCGGCCCACAGGGAGCCCAAGCCCTGTCCTCCTGTGGGCAGGGACACGTGTGTCCTTGA TCCAGGCTGTCCTCAGCATCATCAACGTCTCCAGTAGATGGGCAG GTGAGTACATATGCTGCTTTGAGGCCCAAGGGTTCAGGTGGGAGCTGCGCCAGGTTGTGAGGGTGCCCCTGCAGGCGACAGACGTGGCTGGGCTCCCACACCAGCTCTCCATCTCCTGTGCCACCTCCCCTGGCTTCCAACTGAGCTGCTGCATCCCCAGAGCACACCTGGGCTACACGGCTTCCTGGAGCCCCAGCGAGGGCAGCGAAG CCTCCCTATTCCACACGCCAGACTCCCAGTGCTTTGTGCTGGCTGTTCAGAGCTGCCCTGCAGCCGACACTACGTACGCTTGTGACCTGCAGAGCCCAGGACTGAGCCCTCTCAGGGTCGCCGTCTCTGTCACCGTCATCCAGG ATGGAGACACCACCTGCCCTGAGGACTCTTCGACTGTTGCCTGGAACGTCACCAAGGCTGGCCACGTGGCACAGGCCCCGTGTCCCAGGAACAGGTCCGGCACAATGAAGAGGCCTTGCAGGCCTGATGGGGTCTGGGGGTGCACCCACAGCAGCTGCACAGACACGGGGCTCCTGGCCTTGCTTCGTCGGACCCGG CTGCTGCGGGCAGGCCAGGGCCGGCCTGCAGAGGAGGTGCCACAGATCCTGGCTCAGCTCCCAGAGCAGGTAGTAGTGGTGACTTCACCCTCTGACTTGTTGGCACTGGTGGGCGCCATGACAGTCCTGGCCAAGGTGGTGGCAGATGCCAGAATACAGCTCAACTGCAGTGCCCTGGAG GCTCTCCTGAAGACCACAGACAAGGTCCTGGACATGGACTCCAGCTCTCTGTGGACCCCAGCCCGGGCCCAGAAGGCCTCAGTGGGCTCCAATCTCCTGCTGGCTGTGGAGACCCTGGCACGCAGCCTGCACCCACAGGATCAGCCCTTCTCCCGCGTGCTGCCCAATGTGCGGCTGCAGAGCCAGCTCCTCAGGCCCACATTTCCTGCTGACTACAGAGTCTCCTTCCCTACTcagcccccgctgcaggcacagATTCCCAGGCACTCCCTGGCCCCACTGGGCCATAATGGAACGGACGTCAGTGTTACTAGCCTGCAAAAACTGGACCACCTTCTGCCCTCAAACTATGGACAAGGGCTGGGGGACTCCCTCTACGCCACTCCTGGGCTAGTCCTCGCCATCTCCATCATGGCAGGTGGCCAGGTCTTCAACCAGGGAGAGGTCATCATGGACTTTGGGGACACAGACGGCAGTCCCCACTGTGTCTTCTGGGATCATGATCTCTTCCAGGGCGAGGGGGGCTGGTCTGATGCAGGGTGCCAGGTGCAGGCAGCCGGGGCCAGCCCCACCACTCAGTGTATCTGCCGGCACCTCACTGCCTTCTCCATCCTCATGTCTGGACACACAGTTCCAAAAAACCCCACCCTGGAGCTGCTGAGTCAGGTGGGCTTGGGGGCCTCCATTCTGGCGCTGCTCGTGTGCCTGGCCGTGTACAGGCTGGTGTGGAGATTTGTGGTGAGGAACAAAGTTGCCTATTTACGCCATGTGGCCCTGCTCAACGTGGTGCTCTGCCTGCTGGCCGCAGACACCTGCTTCCTAGGAGCCCCACTGCTTCCTCCAGGGCCCCGCAGCCCGCTCTGCCTGGccgctgccttcctctgtcattTCCTGTACCTGGCCACCTTTTTCTGGATGCTGGCCCAGGCCCTGATGCTGGCCCACCAGCTGCTCTTTGTCTTCCATCGGCTGTCCAAGCACCGAGTACTCTCCCTGATGGTGTTCGTTGGCTACCTGTGCCCGATGGGGTTTGCATGTGTTGCCCTGGGCCTCTACTTACCCCGAGGGCAatacctgggggagggggcatgctGGTTGGACAAAAAGGGAGGAGCACTCTACACCTTCGTGGGGCCAGTGCTGGCCATCGTGGGCGTGAACGGGCTGGTACTCACCATGGCTGTGCTGAAGCTGCTGAGACCTTCGCTGTCGGAGGGACCCCAGGTGGAGAAGCGCCAAGCCCTCCTGGGGGTGATCAAAGCTCTGCTCGTTCTCACGCCCATCTTTGGCCTCACCTGGGGACTGGGGCTGGCCACTCTGCTAGAGGAAGTCTCCATAGTCCCTCACTACCTCTTCACGGTTCTAAACGCCTCCCAG GGTGTCTTCATCTTATTGTTTGGTTGCCTCATGGACAGGAAG GTCCAAGAGGCTTTACGCAAACACTTCTGCCGCAGCCAAGCCCCCAGCTCCACCATCTCCCTG GCCCCAAATGAAACCTACATCCCGGAACACAGCAAAGGAGGAAGTAAAGACACCAGGTGA